From Pseudodesulfovibrio sp. S3, one genomic window encodes:
- a CDS encoding histidine kinase, giving the protein MNNRIIPVSLAISDKEQRLRIEQLISANSMVRLVEDEADEMGVLIYEPGDNVAEDMPHIIQALESGQAEDVYLAGNVADPEILIRAMRSGVREYLKFPVDENDFRAAIVRTAMRSSLGCDEGEKGKIFTLLGSKAGLGSTTLAVSLACALNAREPGRTVLFDLRHPVGEVPYFLDLKYEYTWGDLVHDISRLDATYLRSVMAEHESGLHVLPAPGNAERPSNHNLFLILEQLRSSYDYVVVDTAHTGDDDLPKEIELANSILIAMQLSLPCLARTSRLMDAIRSQDPDADRRMQLVATRVSRNSSIGVSEAAEVLGRQIAWVIPEDGDSVLSSINQGTPLALAYPKSPVSRVIEGIAKSLAPRPVKTRKGFSFGSLFRKKSRGADASDTFAGATL; this is encoded by the coding sequence ATGAACAACAGAATAATACCGGTTTCGCTGGCTATCAGCGACAAGGAGCAGCGTCTGCGGATCGAGCAGTTGATCTCGGCCAACTCCATGGTCCGTCTCGTGGAAGACGAGGCCGACGAGATGGGCGTGCTCATTTACGAACCGGGCGATAACGTTGCCGAGGACATGCCCCACATCATCCAGGCCCTGGAATCGGGGCAGGCTGAGGATGTCTATCTGGCGGGCAATGTGGCCGACCCCGAAATCCTCATCCGGGCCATGCGCAGCGGCGTCCGTGAATATCTTAAGTTCCCTGTTGACGAAAACGACTTCCGTGCCGCCATCGTGCGCACTGCCATGCGTTCCAGCCTGGGGTGCGACGAGGGCGAGAAGGGCAAGATTTTCACCCTGCTCGGCAGCAAGGCCGGACTTGGTTCCACCACGTTGGCCGTCAGTCTGGCCTGCGCCCTGAACGCTCGCGAACCGGGCCGCACCGTGCTGTTCGACCTGCGCCATCCCGTGGGCGAAGTGCCTTATTTCCTGGATCTCAAGTACGAATACACCTGGGGCGATCTGGTGCACGACATTTCCCGTCTTGACGCCACCTACCTGCGCAGCGTCATGGCCGAGCACGAGTCCGGCCTGCATGTCCTGCCCGCACCCGGCAATGCGGAACGACCGAGCAATCACAATCTGTTCCTCATTCTGGAGCAGCTCAGAAGCAGCTACGACTATGTGGTGGTGGACACCGCCCACACCGGTGATGACGACCTGCCCAAGGAAATCGAACTGGCCAACTCCATCCTGATTGCCATGCAGTTGTCACTGCCGTGTCTGGCCCGGACCTCCCGCCTGATGGACGCCATTCGCAGCCAGGACCCGGACGCGGACAGGCGTATGCAGCTCGTGGCCACCCGTGTGTCCAGGAATTCCAGCATAGGTGTGTCCGAGGCGGCTGAAGTTCTGGGACGGCAGATTGCCTGGGTGATCCCTGAGGACGGCGATTCCGTGCTTTCCTCCATCAACCAGGGGACGCCCCTGGCATTGGCCTATCCCAAGTCTCCGGTTTCCAGGGTCATTGAAGGCATAGCCAAGTCCCTGGCTCCCCGGCCCGTCAAGACCCGTAAGGGTTTCTCGTTCGGTTCCCTGTTCCGCAAGAAGAGCAGGGGGGCGGACGCCAGCGACACCTTTGCAGGAGCCACCTTATGA
- a CDS encoding CpaF family protein, with the protein MNLAERLNRNAAKRGPVVSGKAEAQTRTSKVEAADHYFDIKTRIHDRLIDMIDLSLLDSLSETEMRSEIAKVTEGLLWDEFQNAPLNLAERKRMLAEIQDEVIGLGPLEPFVQDPTVNDILVNGYRHIYVERSGKLERAQARFKDDDHLRKIIDRIVNMVGRRIDESQPLCDARLLDGSRVNAVIPPLAIDGPSLSIRKFSKDPLEVADLIGFNSLNPQMAELMHGIVKTQLNVLISGGTGSGKTTLLNCLSRSVPEEERIVTIEDAAELQLKQEHVVRLETRPANIEGKGEITMRDLVKNCLRMRPDRIIVGEVRSSEALDMLQAMNTGHDGSLTTIHANTPRDALMRLETMISMAGLNLNPLSMKRYISSAIDVIIQATRMVDGTRKVISIQEVTGMEGEMITMQEIFAYEQTGVSSAGKVEGYFTARGIRPKFAERLERMGCPFTSGMFDLSPQALAGMKG; encoded by the coding sequence ATGAACCTCGCAGAACGACTGAACAGAAATGCCGCCAAGCGCGGCCCGGTTGTCTCAGGCAAGGCGGAAGCGCAGACCCGAACCTCCAAGGTTGAGGCTGCCGACCATTATTTCGACATCAAGACCCGTATTCATGACCGGCTCATCGACATGATCGACCTTTCGCTCCTGGATTCCCTGAGCGAGACCGAGATGCGTTCTGAAATCGCCAAGGTGACCGAAGGCCTGCTCTGGGACGAGTTCCAGAACGCGCCTTTGAACCTGGCCGAGCGCAAGCGGATGCTGGCCGAAATCCAGGACGAGGTCATCGGCCTCGGCCCTCTGGAGCCCTTTGTCCAGGACCCCACGGTCAACGATATCCTGGTCAACGGCTACAGGCATATCTATGTGGAGCGTTCCGGCAAGCTGGAACGGGCCCAGGCCCGGTTCAAGGATGATGACCACCTGCGCAAGATCATCGACCGCATCGTCAACATGGTCGGACGCCGCATCGACGAATCGCAGCCCCTCTGCGATGCCCGCCTGCTGGACGGCTCCCGCGTCAACGCGGTCATCCCGCCGCTGGCCATAGACGGCCCGTCGCTCTCCATTCGTAAGTTTTCCAAGGACCCCCTGGAAGTGGCCGACCTGATCGGCTTCAATTCCCTGAATCCGCAGATGGCCGAACTCATGCACGGCATCGTCAAGACGCAGCTCAATGTGCTCATTTCAGGCGGTACGGGTTCCGGCAAGACCACGCTGCTGAACTGCCTGTCGCGCAGTGTGCCCGAGGAAGAGCGCATCGTCACCATCGAGGACGCGGCGGAACTCCAGCTCAAGCAGGAACATGTTGTCCGTTTGGAGACCCGCCCGGCCAATATCGAGGGCAAGGGCGAGATCACCATGCGTGACCTGGTCAAGAATTGCCTGCGCATGCGCCCTGACCGCATCATCGTGGGCGAGGTCCGTTCTTCCGAGGCACTGGACATGCTCCAGGCCATGAACACCGGTCATGACGGCTCCCTGACCACCATCCACGCCAACACCCCGCGCGATGCACTGATGCGGCTTGAGACCATGATCTCCATGGCCGGTCTGAATCTGAATCCCCTGTCCATGAAGCGGTACATTTCTTCGGCTATCGACGTCATCATCCAGGCCACCCGCATGGTGGACGGTACCAGGAAGGTCATTTCCATTCAGGAAGTGACCGGCATGGAAGGGGAGATGATCACCATGCAGGAAATCTTCGCCTACGAGCAGACTGGCGTGAGTTCAGCGGGCAAGGTCGAAGGGTATTTCACCGCCCGCGGCATACGGCCCAAGTTCGCCGAACGTCTGGAGCGCATGGGCTGTCCGTTCACATCGGGCATGTTCGATCTCTCGCCCCAGGCCCTGGCCGGGATGAAGGGGTAA
- a CDS encoding type II secretion system F family protein, which produces MSLTIIISVVAVFIVFMLIMGIGSLMQSGSDKAERRVKSRLKALAMSDVDPDIVDLVLRETSMSEVPLFNRLLESMRWSARFSRLMYQADAKGSAGAYLLACALLAVIGFYVGTFSGRVWVSLAATILLGYIPLWRLQSMKRKRMDQFQKQLPEALDLMARALKAGHTFGGGMRMVANEFDAPIGPEFGKTLDEINYGMNVDRALANLQKRVDCPDLKFFVVSVNIQRETGGNLAEIIAKIASLVRERFALFGKIKILSAEGRISAYILVALPFVLGGILYAVNPDYVSLLWTRELGQNMTWGAVISMVFGSIIISRIIKIKV; this is translated from the coding sequence ATGTCACTGACCATCATCATTTCCGTTGTGGCCGTGTTCATCGTCTTCATGCTCATCATGGGCATAGGTTCCCTCATGCAGTCGGGATCGGACAAGGCCGAGCGCCGCGTCAAGAGCCGTCTCAAGGCCCTGGCCATGTCGGATGTCGATCCAGACATCGTGGACCTGGTTCTGCGCGAGACTTCCATGAGCGAGGTGCCCCTGTTCAACCGCCTGCTCGAAAGCATGCGCTGGTCAGCCAGGTTCAGCAGACTCATGTATCAGGCCGATGCCAAGGGTTCGGCAGGCGCATATCTGCTTGCTTGCGCCCTGCTGGCCGTGATCGGTTTCTATGTCGGGACCTTTTCCGGCAGGGTATGGGTCAGTCTGGCCGCAACCATTCTGCTCGGGTACATCCCTCTCTGGCGACTTCAGTCCATGAAGCGCAAGCGTATGGATCAGTTTCAAAAGCAGCTTCCGGAAGCGCTGGACCTCATGGCCCGCGCCCTCAAGGCGGGACACACCTTCGGCGGCGGTATGCGCATGGTGGCCAATGAGTTCGATGCTCCCATAGGTCCCGAATTCGGAAAGACTCTGGACGAGATAAACTACGGCATGAACGTGGACCGGGCCCTTGCCAATCTCCAGAAGCGGGTGGATTGCCCGGACCTGAAGTTCTTTGTCGTGTCGGTGAACATCCAGCGCGAAACCGGCGGCAACCTGGCCGAGATCATCGCCAAGATCGCCAGTCTGGTGCGCGAACGGTTCGCCCTGTTCGGCAAGATCAAGATCCTGTCGGCCGAAGGGCGTATTTCCGCCTACATTCTGGTGGCGCTTCCCTTTGTTCTTGGCGGCATTCTTTATGCGGTTAATCCCGATTACGTCAGTCTTTTGTGGACCCGCGAACTGGGTCAAAACATGACTTGGGGCGCTGTAATATCCATGGTCTTCGGCTCGATCATCATCAGCCGGATCATCAAGATAAAGGTCTAG
- a CDS encoding type II secretion system F family protein → MNEQMIPLFAASIGFVSVLLAGYGLIGYLSGANESARLKERVSGTTVKRSAALVAPLSVVLGNVVDFFGRLGTKIGPSETAEIDKSRMRLVQAGLRKPDSYKVFQGLKGCLAVVFAGIFLAARYLIITDTSLAVTAFGAVLLAALGVYGPEYWLSKKIARRKAELSDELPDALDLLVVCVESGMGLDQAVDRVCHEMRTSGPIISSEFKLLTLELRAGKSRVEALRSLALRAGLDDLNSLTSLLIQADSFGISVGRTLRVYSDAMRLQRSQRAEEKAAKMPVLLLLPLILFILPTLFVTILGPAVIMCMDMFIVMNK, encoded by the coding sequence ATGAATGAACAAATGATCCCCCTGTTCGCGGCGAGTATCGGTTTCGTTTCCGTTCTCCTGGCCGGGTACGGCCTCATAGGCTACCTGAGCGGCGCAAATGAATCGGCCAGGCTCAAGGAGCGTGTGTCCGGCACCACGGTCAAGCGGTCTGCCGCTCTGGTTGCGCCGCTTTCCGTTGTGCTCGGCAACGTTGTTGACTTCTTCGGCCGTCTCGGCACCAAGATAGGTCCCTCCGAGACCGCTGAAATCGACAAGAGCCGTATGCGCCTGGTTCAGGCCGGTCTGCGCAAGCCCGATTCCTACAAGGTCTTTCAGGGCCTCAAGGGATGCCTGGCCGTGGTTTTTGCAGGCATATTCCTGGCTGCCCGTTACCTGATAATTACTGACACGAGCCTGGCCGTAACCGCATTTGGTGCCGTGCTTCTGGCTGCCTTGGGTGTCTACGGACCGGAATATTGGCTGTCAAAGAAGATCGCCAGGCGAAAGGCGGAGCTCAGCGACGAGCTGCCCGACGCCCTCGATCTGCTGGTGGTCTGTGTGGAGTCCGGCATGGGGCTGGACCAGGCCGTGGATCGGGTCTGCCACGAAATGCGGACCTCCGGCCCGATCATCAGTTCGGAGTTCAAGCTGCTGACACTGGAACTTCGTGCGGGAAAATCCCGCGTGGAGGCCCTTCGGTCCCTGGCGCTCAGGGCGGGGTTGGACGATTTGAACAGCCTGACCTCGCTGCTCATCCAGGCCGATTCTTTCGGCATAAGCGTTGGTAGAACTCTTCGTGTCTATTCCGATGCAATGCGCCTCCAGCGCTCTCAGCGCGCAGAGGAGAAGGCGGCCAAGATGCCTGTGTTGCTGCTTCTTCCCCTTATTCTGTTTATCCTGCCGACCCTCTTCGTGACTATCCTTGGACCAGCAGTGATCATGTGTATGGACATGTTCATTGTGATGAACAAGTAG